A section of the Glandiceps talaboti chromosome 8, keGlaTala1.1, whole genome shotgun sequence genome encodes:
- the LOC144439328 gene encoding RING finger protein 148-like — protein sequence MACDGSNASVRDFNVDVTASFNISYIDSNGHVINSEELITVTGQFGTGTVQPVDGLLILSDPHDSCSTLGNKVNSTWIAFVIRGECPFTDKVTYVTECGASAMLLQNDVAYQSLFTMDYTGTLPAVMISYEDGQYIRSKAEEHQYVWLEIRVGHVIKSSADRLETQQRHYILFIFCMVYVHGVVKSTR from the exons ATGGCCTGTGACGGCAGTAACGCATCTGTACGAGATTTCAATGTTGA TGTTACAGCCAGCTTTAATATCAGCTACATAGATTCTAATGGACATGTAATAAATTCGGAGGAACTTATCACGGTTACTGGTCAGTTTGGTACCGGCACAGTTCAACCAGTTGACGGACTTCTAATTTTGTCAGACCCACATGACAGCTGTAGTACCCTAGGTAATAAGGTCAACTCAACTTGGATAGCATTTGTCATTCGTGGAGAATGTCCATTTACTGACAAAGTCACTTACGTCACCGAGTGTGGTGCATCGGCGATGTTACTTCAAAACGACGTTGCCTATCAATCTCTATTTACCATGGACTATACTG GTACTTTGCCAGCCGTAATGATATCATACGAAGACGGCCAATACATTAGATCAAAGGCAGAGGAACATCAATATGTTTGGTTGGAAATACGAGTCGGTCACGTGATTAAGTCATCCGCGGACAGACTAGAAACACAACAAAGACATTACATATTATTCATCTTCTGCATGGTATACGTACATGGAGTGGTTAAAAGTACTCGTTAG
- the LOC144439329 gene encoding sodium- and chloride-dependent glycine transporter 1-like: MSTTLSESKTPEIPGVVDIRDKEVEDNAHIVTVDEVPSNTYSSDSADSIRRETWGSKFAYILSSLGFAVGLGNIWRFPYLCFVNGGGAFLIPYFINLIIAGFPLFFMESALGQFASQGCISIWGCSPLFKGIGFAMANISALVGLYYVVILAWTNFYTFAALTALPGVPWQSCDNLWNTKHCVDYGVSMIMNETCGPNQTMIAAPSVVDAVLNMTGFYDPTANETAMTYNCSLLNKTMTRPSEEFWTNYVLEMTDGIDNLGGMRWELVACHALSWIIVTLCIIKGVKSSGKVVYFTAPFPYFVLIVLLVRGVTLPGSLSGILFYITPQWKILKSARVWKDAATQVFYSLGIGWGGLPTLGSYNKFKNNCYRDSLFVATANCATSIFAGFVIFSIIGFMAHDAGLPIDQVVDQGAGLAFIVYPEAVARLPMSALWAILFFIMMFTLGLDSQFVMMETVTTAITDELAFLSPRVRKNRSWIILGTCFAFFLLGLPMVTAGGIYILQLLDWYAAGFSLCFIGLLECIVIAWVYGIDKFCTDIEAMIGYKPNRYLWICWKYLAPATLAFIMVFSLVSYTPCQLGDYVYPKWAEIVGWIISLLSVALIPAYAIYHIVKVKANSASERICNAVKPLPQWGPALAEDRLQAGYPPIRRERHISQENIHHSMSHFITVDPKTDSDVT, from the exons ATGTCGACGACTCTCAGTGAATCGAAAACGCCAGAAATTCCAGGTGTTGTTGATATCAGAGATAAG GAAGTCGAAGACAATGCTCACATAGTAACCGTGGACGAGGTGCCGAGTAATACGTACTCCAGCGACAGTGCCGATTCCATCAGAAGAGAAACATGGGGtagcaaatttgcatatatcctATCTTCTCTTGGCTTTGCCGTGGGACTTGGAAATATTTGGAGGTTTCCTTACCTGTGCTTCGTAAACGGTGGAG gGGCTTTCTTGATTCcttatttcattaatttgatAATTGCTGGATTCCCTCTGTTCTTCATGGAGTCCGCACTTGGACAGTTTGCCAGTCAAGGATGCATCAGTATATGGGGGTGCTCCCCTTTATTCAAAG GAATTGGATTTGCCATGGCGAACATATCTGCGCTAGTTGGTTTATACTATGTCGTCATCTTGGCCTGGACGAACTTCTACACGTTTGCAGCTCTGACAGCGTTACCTGGTGTACCGTGGCAAAGCTGTGATAACCTCTGGAACACCAAACACTGCGTTGACTACGGCGTATCTATGATTATGAACGAGACTTGTGGTCCAAATCAGACGATGATTGCGGCACCTTCCGTCGTCGATGCAGTGTTGAACATGACTGGTTTTTACGACCCCACGGCAAACGAAACCGCTATGACTTACAATTGTTCACTACTGAACAAAACCATGACCCGACCAAGTGAAGAATTCTGGAC TAATTATGTGTTAGAGATGACAGATGGTATTGACAACTTAGGCGGAATGAGATGGGAACTCGTTGCTTGCCATGCGTTATCTTGGATTATTGTAACCCTGTGTATCATCAAAGGTGTCAAATCATCTGGAAAG GTGGTTTACTTCACGGCTCCATTCCCATACTTCGTTCTCATTGTCTTACTGGTTCGTGGTGTCACATTACCAGGATCTCTTAGTGGCATTCTATTTTACATCACTCCACAGTGGAAGATCCTGAAGAGTGCAAGG GTTTGGAAGGATGCTGCTACTCAAGTGTTCTACTCACTTGGCATTGGATGGGGAGGTTTGCCAACTCTTGGCAGTTATAACAAATTCAAGAACAACTGCTACCGTGACTCACTGTTTGTAGCCACAGCCAACTGCGCCACTAGCATCTTTGCTGGCTTTGTCATCTTTTCAATCATTGGTTTCATGGCACACGATGCAGGTTTACCAATCGACCAAGTAGTTGATCAAG GAGCTGGTCTGGCTTTTATTGTCTATCCGGAAGCTGTTGCTAGACTGCCAATGTCCGCACTGTGGGCTATTTTGTTCTTCATCATGATGTTCACACTGGGACTCGACAGCCAG TTTGTGATGATGGAAACCGTTACCACAGCAATAACAGATGAATTGGCATTTCTGAGTCCAAGAGTAAGAAAGAACAGAAGTTGGATTATCTTAGGAACATGCTTTGCCTTCTTCCTTCTTGGCTTGCCTATGGTAACTGCG GGAGGTATATACATCTTACAGTTGTTGGATTGGTATGCGGCAGGTTTTTCCCTGTGTTTTATTGGATTACTCGAATGCATTGTCATCGCCTGGGTCTACG gtatTGATAAATTCTGTACCGATATTGAAGCAATGATCGGCTATAAACCTAATCGTTACCTATGGATATGTTGGAAGTACCTGGCACCTGCAACCTTAGCA TTCATCATGGTTTTCAGTCTGGTGTCCTACACTCCATGTCAACTCGGTGACTACGTCTATCCCAAGTGGGCTGAAATTGTTGGCTGGATCATCTCCTTATTGTCTGTTGCCCTCATCCCGGCATATGCCATCTACCACATTGTCAAAGTCAAAGCCAACTCAGCCAGTGAG CGTATATGTAATGCTGTAAAACCACTGCCACAATGGGGACCTGCTCTAGCTGAAGATCGACTACAAGCTGGTTATCCACCTATTCGTAGGGAAAGACATATCTCGCAGGAAAACATACATCATTCCATGTCACACTTCATTACCGTAGATCCCAAAACGGACAGTGACGTAAcctag